A genomic window from Micromonospora ferruginea includes:
- a CDS encoding DUF397 domain-containing protein — MGMTGARWRKSTKSGNNGGDCVEVADNLTSVVGVRDSKDPRGPVLVFGAPAWRAFVAHLARRR, encoded by the coding sequence ATGGGCATGACCGGTGCGCGGTGGCGCAAGAGCACGAAGAGCGGCAACAACGGCGGCGACTGCGTCGAGGTGGCCGACAACCTGACCTCGGTGGTCGGCGTGCGTGACTCGAAGGATCCGCGCGGGCCGGTCCTCGTGTTCGGGGCACCGGCCTGGCGGGCGTTCGTCGCGCACCTCGCGCGCCGGCGCTGA
- a CDS encoding glycoside hydrolase family 16 protein, with protein sequence MRSIRTVAALATAAVGLTAALTTVPSTPAVAAPGAVTWSDDFNGPAGAAPDASKWRYDIGGGGWGNNELQYYTNSTRNAALDGNGNLVITARKENPAGYGCWYGSCQYTSARLLTNGTFAQAYGRFEARIKIPRGQGLWPAFWMLGNDIGSNPWPNSGEIDIMENVGYAPSTVWGTLHGPGYSGANGIGASTSLPGGQALADAFHTFAVDWAPDSITWYLDGVAYSRKTPADAGGNRWVFDHPFFMIMNVAVGGNWPGSPDGSTTFPQTMTVDYVRVQAWDTGGGGTGGPIVGYGNKCVDVASANTANGTPVQLWTCNGTAAQRWTWNADGSVRALGKCLDVASGSTANGAKVQLYDCNGTGAQKWVFSAAGDIVNPQANKCLDATGNSSADGTRLQIWECGGTANQKWRR encoded by the coding sequence GTGCGCAGCATCCGAACCGTCGCCGCCCTGGCGACGGCGGCGGTCGGCCTCACCGCCGCCCTCACCACCGTCCCGAGCACCCCAGCGGTGGCCGCCCCCGGCGCGGTCACCTGGTCCGACGACTTCAACGGCCCGGCCGGCGCCGCCCCCGACGCGAGCAAGTGGCGCTACGACATCGGCGGCGGCGGTTGGGGCAACAACGAGCTGCAGTACTACACCAACAGCACCCGCAACGCCGCGCTCGACGGCAACGGCAACCTCGTCATCACCGCCCGCAAGGAGAACCCGGCCGGCTACGGCTGCTGGTACGGAAGCTGCCAGTACACCTCGGCCCGGCTGCTCACCAACGGCACGTTCGCCCAGGCGTACGGCCGGTTCGAGGCCCGCATCAAGATCCCGCGCGGGCAGGGGCTGTGGCCGGCGTTCTGGATGCTCGGCAACGACATCGGCAGCAACCCGTGGCCCAACAGCGGCGAGATCGACATCATGGAGAACGTCGGCTACGCGCCGTCCACCGTGTGGGGCACCCTGCACGGTCCGGGCTACTCCGGTGCCAACGGCATCGGCGCGTCCACGTCGCTGCCCGGCGGGCAGGCCCTCGCCGACGCGTTCCACACGTTCGCCGTGGACTGGGCGCCGGACTCGATCACCTGGTACCTCGACGGCGTGGCGTACTCCCGCAAGACGCCGGCCGACGCGGGCGGCAACCGCTGGGTCTTCGACCACCCGTTCTTCATGATCATGAACGTGGCTGTCGGCGGCAACTGGCCCGGCTCGCCGGACGGGAGCACCACGTTCCCGCAGACCATGACCGTCGACTACGTCCGGGTGCAGGCCTGGGACACCGGCGGCGGGGGCACCGGCGGGCCGATCGTCGGATACGGCAACAAGTGCGTCGACGTGGCCAGCGCGAACACCGCCAACGGCACCCCCGTGCAGCTCTGGACCTGCAACGGCACCGCCGCGCAGCGCTGGACGTGGAACGCCGACGGCTCGGTACGCGCGCTCGGCAAGTGCCTCGACGTGGCGTCCGGATCGACCGCCAACGGCGCCAAGGTGCAGCTCTACGACTGCAACGGCACCGGCGCGCAGAAGTGGGTCTTCAGCGCCGCCGGCGACATCGTGAACCCGCAGGCCAACAAGTGCCTGGACGCCACCGGGAACAGCTCGGCCGACGGCACCCGGCTGCAGATCTGGGAGTGCGGCGGCACCGCCAACCAGAAGTGGCGCCGCTGA
- a CDS encoding GNAT family N-acetyltransferase, with protein sequence MSGYAPEPIDTARLVLLPLAVAHADEMAVVLADPALHTFIGGEPAATAALRARYERLVAGSPDPAESWCNWVIRLRDDGRLAGFVQATVTAAEGPARHADTAGARAVGHRHLDDATPVEAGPVAEIAWVVGTPWQGRGIATEAARGMTGWLGRRGVRTLVAHVHPDHRASAAVATACGLSPTDTWHDGEVRWTGPATP encoded by the coding sequence ATGAGCGGGTACGCGCCGGAGCCCATCGACACCGCGCGGCTGGTCCTGCTGCCGCTGGCCGTCGCGCACGCCGACGAGATGGCCGTCGTGCTCGCCGACCCGGCGTTGCACACCTTCATCGGCGGCGAGCCGGCCGCGACGGCCGCGTTGCGCGCCCGCTACGAGCGGCTGGTGGCCGGCTCGCCCGACCCCGCCGAGTCGTGGTGCAACTGGGTGATCCGGCTCCGCGACGACGGCCGGCTGGCCGGCTTCGTCCAGGCCACTGTGACCGCAGCCGAAGGCCCGGCACGACACGCCGACACGGCGGGCGCCCGCGCGGTCGGGCACCGGCACCTCGACGACGCGACGCCGGTCGAAGCCGGGCCGGTCGCGGAGATCGCCTGGGTGGTGGGCACACCGTGGCAGGGGCGCGGAATCGCCACCGAGGCCGCCCGGGGCATGACCGGCTGGTTGGGACGGCGCGGTGTGCGTACCCTCGTGGCCCACGTCCATCCCGACCACCGCGCGTCGGCGGCGGTGGCCACCGCCTGCGGCCTCTCCCCCACCGACACCTGGCACGACGGCGAAGTGCGCTGGACCGGCCCGGCCACTCCCTGA
- a CDS encoding Scr1 family TA system antitoxin-like transcriptional regulator has product MNRAVAAAMSEAGHTAESLAERVGVDPKTAARWASQGRIPQTRHRAQVAELLGRDAAELWPDALKRREPAWFRPWADIEREALSLRTFQLAWIPGLLQTEAYARATLAGEALSEAEIAGLASARIARHAILRRDRPPLLIAVIDESVLGRTAGDDRELMAEQLGYLVECATLSAVQVYVVPRSAGMYPGLGGPFTLAELPDGGRVAHVDSQAQAQIIEKAEDIATLERRWERLRGEALSRAHSLDVIREAARSWA; this is encoded by the coding sequence ATGAACCGTGCCGTGGCGGCGGCGATGTCCGAGGCCGGGCACACCGCCGAGAGCCTGGCCGAGCGGGTCGGTGTCGACCCGAAGACCGCGGCCCGCTGGGCGAGCCAGGGCCGGATCCCGCAGACCCGGCACCGCGCCCAGGTCGCCGAACTGCTCGGCCGGGACGCCGCCGAGTTGTGGCCGGACGCGCTCAAGCGCCGCGAACCCGCGTGGTTCCGCCCCTGGGCCGACATCGAACGCGAGGCACTGTCGCTCCGGACCTTCCAACTGGCCTGGATCCCCGGCCTGCTGCAGACGGAGGCCTACGCCCGGGCGACACTGGCGGGAGAGGCGTTGTCGGAGGCCGAGATCGCCGGCCTGGCCTCTGCCCGCATCGCCCGCCACGCCATCCTGCGTCGAGACCGCCCTCCGCTCCTGATCGCGGTCATCGACGAGTCCGTCCTCGGGCGAACCGCCGGCGATGACCGGGAGTTGATGGCCGAGCAGCTCGGCTACCTGGTGGAGTGCGCGACGCTGTCCGCGGTCCAGGTCTACGTCGTGCCGAGGTCGGCCGGCATGTATCCCGGGCTCGGCGGACCGTTCACCCTGGCCGAGTTGCCGGACGGCGGACGGGTCGCGCACGTGGACAGTCAGGCCCAGGCTCAGATCATCGAGAAAGCTGAGGACATTGCTACCCTGGAGCGGCGCTGGGAGCGGCTGCGCGGCGAGGCGCTGTCCAGGGCACACTCCCTCGACGTCATCAGAGAAGCGGCGCGTTCATGGGCATGA